A region from the Vicia villosa cultivar HV-30 ecotype Madison, WI linkage group LG3, Vvil1.0, whole genome shotgun sequence genome encodes:
- the LOC131660603 gene encoding GTP-binding nuclear protein Ran/TC4-like: protein MALPNQQTVDYPSFKLVIVGDGGTGKTTFVKRHLTGEFEKKYEPTIGVEVHPLDFFTNCGKIRFYCWDTAGQEKFGGLRDGYYIHGQCAIIMFDVTARLTYKNVPTWHRDLCRVCENIPIVLCGNKVDVKNRQVKAKQVTFHRKKNLQYYEISAKSNYNFEKPFLYLARKLAGDPNLHFVESPALAPPEVQIDIAAQQMHENEILEAANQPLPDDDDDAFE from the exons ATG GCGTTGCCGAATCAGCAAACCGTTGATTACCCGAGTTTCAAGCTCGTTATCGTCGGCGACGGTGGCACAG GAAAGACGACATTTGTGAAGAGGCATCTTACTGGAGAATTTGAGAAGAAATATGAAC CAACTATTGGTGTGGAAGTGCATCCATTGGATTTCTTCACAAACTGTGGCAAGATTCGTTTCTACTGCTGGGATACTGCTGGTCAAGAGAAGTTTGGTGGTCTCAGAGATGGATACTA TATCCACGGGCAGTGTGCAATTATAATGTTTGATGTTACTGCACGACTGACATACAAAAATGTTCCTACCTGGCACCGCGATCTTTGCAG GGTTTGTGAAAACATCCCAATTGTTCTTTGCGGAAACAAGGTTGATGTGAAGAACAGGCAAGTGAAGGCAAAGCAGGTTACTTTCCACAGGAAGAAGAATTTGCAGTACTATGAGATATCAGCTAAGAGCAACTACAACTTTGAGAAGCCTTTCCTCTATCTTGCCAGGAAACTTGCAGG AGATCCTAATTTGCACTTTGTCGAATCTCCTGCACTGGCTCCACCAGAAGTTCAAATTGATATTGCTGCACAACAAAT GCATGAAAATGAAATTCTCGAAGCTGCTAATCAACCCCTTcctgatgacgatgatgatgcaTTTGAGTAG
- the LOC131660601 gene encoding GTP-binding nuclear protein Ran/TC4-like, translating into MALPNQQTVDYPSFKLVIVGDGGTGKTTFVKRHLTGEFEKKYEPTIGVEVHPLDFFTNCGKIRFYCWDTAGQEKFGGLRDGYYIHGQCAIIMFDVTARLTYKNVPTWHRDLCRVCENIPIVLCGNKVDVKNRQVKAKQVTFHRKKNLQYYEISAKSNYNFEKPFLYLARKLAGDPNLHFVESPALAPPEVQIDIAAQQMHENEILEAANQPLPDDDDDAFE; encoded by the exons ATG GCGTTGCCGAATCAGCAAACCGTTGATTACCCTAGTTTCAAGCTTGTTATCGTCGGCGACGGTGGCACAG GAAAGACGACATTTGTTAAGAGGCATCTTACTGGAGAATTTGAGAAGAAATATGAAC CAACTATTGGTGTGGAAGTGCATCCATTGGATTTCTTCACAAACTGTGGAAAGATTCGATTTTACTGCTGGGATACTGCTGGACAAGAGAAGTTTGGTGGTCTCAGAGATGGATACTA TATCCACGGGCAGTGTGCAATTATAATGTTTGATGTTACTGCACGACTGACATACAAAAATGTTCCTACCTGGCACCGTGATCTTTGTCG ggtttgtgaaAACATCCCAATTGTTCTTTGCGGAAACAAGGTTGATGTGAAGAACAGGCAAGTGAAGGCAAAGCAGGTTACTTTCCACAGGAAGAAGAATTTGCAGTACTATGAGATATCAGCTAAGAGCAACTACAACTTTGAGAAGCCTTTCCTCTATCTTGCCAGGAAACTTGCAGG AGATCCTAATTTGCACTTTGTAGAATCTCCTGCACTGGCTCCACCAGAAGTTCAAATTGATATAGCCGCACAACAAAT GCATGAAAATGAAATTCTTGAAGCTGCTAATCAACCCCTTCCTGATGACGACGATGATGCATTTGAGTAG